A window of the Streptomyces luomodiensis genome harbors these coding sequences:
- a CDS encoding tyrosine-type recombinase/integrase codes for MRSKGRSPNTERVYAGRLALYLNYCTQRRIEWSRPSFMALSGLQQWLVTTPLPARSRRSPTTAAPRYRSQGTANAVMTAVTDFLRFGALHGWVPAQTAGLLSEPKLLRYLPAGYDAGERGQWRQVQVSAFRFQVSEPGYEDLSPQQIRRMIADTPRARDCFLIALLAATGLRIGEALGLRQEDLHFLASSRSLGCPVEGPHLHVRRRTDNPNRALAKSRHSRCLPVTPDIVAFYTDYQHERNQVAAAAETGMVFVNLFRPPLGRAMTYPNAKSVFDRLARRAGHPARPHTLRHSAATHWLREGVDRDVVQKLLGHASPLSMDRYRHVDESETRAAVDRAQAWRENQ; via the coding sequence TTGCGCAGTAAGGGCCGCTCGCCGAACACGGAGCGGGTCTACGCGGGCCGTCTCGCCCTCTATCTGAACTACTGCACCCAGCGCCGTATCGAGTGGTCGCGTCCGAGTTTCATGGCTCTGTCCGGGCTGCAGCAGTGGCTGGTCACCACGCCGCTGCCGGCCCGCAGCCGCCGCTCCCCGACCACGGCTGCGCCCCGCTACCGTTCGCAGGGTACGGCGAACGCGGTGATGACGGCGGTCACGGACTTCCTGCGCTTCGGCGCTCTCCACGGCTGGGTCCCCGCCCAGACGGCCGGCCTGCTGTCGGAGCCGAAGCTGCTGCGCTACCTGCCGGCCGGTTACGACGCCGGCGAGCGTGGCCAGTGGCGCCAGGTCCAGGTGTCGGCTTTTCGTTTCCAGGTCAGCGAACCCGGCTACGAGGACCTGTCCCCGCAGCAGATCCGCCGCATGATCGCGGATACGCCCCGGGCACGGGACTGTTTCCTCATCGCGCTGCTCGCCGCGACCGGCCTGCGGATCGGGGAGGCCCTGGGCCTGCGCCAGGAGGATCTGCACTTCCTGGCCTCGTCACGCTCGCTGGGCTGCCCGGTGGAGGGCCCGCACCTTCATGTGCGGCGCCGCACCGACAACCCGAACCGGGCCCTGGCCAAGTCCAGACACTCCCGATGCCTCCCCGTCACCCCCGACATCGTCGCCTTCTACACCGACTACCAGCACGAACGGAACCAGGTGGCCGCCGCGGCCGAGACCGGCATGGTGTTCGTGAACCTTTTCCGGCCCCCGCTGGGGCGGGCCATGACCTACCCGAACGCCAAGAGCGTCTTCGACCGGCTGGCCCGCCGCGCCGGGCACCCGGCTCGCCCGCACACGCTGCGCCACTCCGCGGCCACTCACTGGCTGCGTGAGGGAGTGGATCGGGACGTCGTGCAAAAGCTGCTGGGCCATGCCTCGCCGCTGTCCATGGACCGTTACCGCCACGTCGATGAGTCCGAGACCCGGGCGGCTGTCGACCGGGCCCAGGCATGGCGGGAGAACCAGTGA
- a CDS encoding NACHT domain-containing protein, whose translation MGDVHEDPLAELALRLRTLRAQRGLQMGGLQQRTGLGRTTVSQALNGHKVPSETTLMALAKALGTDVEPLLALRHAAARVPQVRQGSPRRVTRRSVRPRVQPSFEERYLSYVTERHSQLTVVGLDLSRPERARWPLDAAYLSLELAERSEDWSAGSEEWNRPSVVVKRAEHALADCRRVLLRGLAGSGKTTLLQWLAVSTARDELPEELADWRGRIPFVLPLRTLVRRGPLPEPHHFLTAVGAPLAASQPEGWADDVLARGEALVLVDGIDEVPQEHRGATRDWLERLLAAYRDAHFVVTTRPSAVPEGWLTSSHFTELSVRPMSAADTGVFVGRWHTAARHSAATDAERSQLHDLEAALQVTVRAQRDLAQLSSTPLMCALICALHRDRRGHLPHSRMELYEAALSMLLVRRDLERSIDVPEGIQLTEHQSVQLLQRLAYWLIRNRQTEMERATAMALVDDALPAMQAVAEQGTADQVLTHLVGRSGLLRQPTADTIDFVHRTFQDYLGAKAAIEAHDFPLLVNNAHDDQWEDVVRMAVAHARPAESADLLRRLVERGDAEGEHRGRLHLLAAASLQYATEIEPEVRRLVEQRARVLMPPRSSEEAEELAALGPGILDLLPGPQGLKQDEVNAVFRTSAVIGGDQAYAFLQHFTQTLSSPPANYELVDGWEKFDADQYAQDILFRFKDRLHLSVQTQDQRNALRFLKPVTKVAFRGEFTQAEITEHLSLEHTQKIEIYSGQLLEDLTFVRDFPALKELALSNCTQLSHLEDLTGLPLRNLRLIQLPGSFSFNALTSLPHLTELALYTRLPWNSLGELPAPADLTSLRLAEWIGIPLTGISKWTQLQELVINAAPTPAEWREISALPHLSTLTLGKYDLAQATPIHAVTYLHLAPVGSDTQLDLVPDIFPNVKDIFVNCRASLPDITDITPLKRIKEPTISLSFANYVVGREEFSPEAVHLYPRPRAEIT comes from the coding sequence ATGGGGGACGTGCACGAGGATCCGCTGGCGGAACTCGCGCTACGGCTGCGCACCCTCAGGGCGCAGCGGGGTCTGCAGATGGGTGGGTTGCAGCAGCGGACCGGGCTGGGGCGGACAACGGTCAGCCAGGCGCTGAACGGCCACAAGGTGCCCTCCGAGACCACGCTGATGGCCCTGGCGAAGGCACTGGGCACGGATGTGGAGCCATTGCTGGCCTTACGCCACGCCGCCGCCCGCGTACCGCAGGTGCGCCAGGGCTCTCCGAGGAGAGTTACCCGCAGGTCGGTGCGGCCCAGAGTGCAGCCTTCGTTCGAGGAGCGGTACCTCAGCTACGTGACGGAACGGCATTCCCAGCTGACCGTCGTAGGGCTGGACCTGAGTCGGCCGGAGCGTGCGCGCTGGCCGCTGGACGCGGCGTACTTGAGCTTGGAACTGGCGGAGCGGTCGGAAGACTGGTCTGCAGGCAGTGAGGAATGGAATCGGCCATCGGTCGTGGTGAAGCGTGCCGAGCACGCGTTGGCCGACTGCCGGCGCGTTCTTCTGCGAGGGCTCGCTGGCAGCGGAAAGACAACGCTGCTGCAGTGGCTGGCTGTCTCCACGGCGCGCGATGAACTGCCGGAGGAACTGGCGGACTGGCGGGGGCGGATTCCGTTCGTCCTGCCGCTGCGGACGCTAGTGAGGCGTGGCCCCCTTCCGGAGCCGCATCATTTCCTGACTGCGGTCGGCGCTCCCCTGGCCGCCTCGCAGCCTGAGGGCTGGGCCGATGACGTACTCGCCAGAGGCGAGGCACTCGTCCTGGTCGATGGCATCGACGAGGTCCCCCAGGAGCATCGGGGTGCCACGCGGGACTGGCTCGAGCGACTCTTGGCCGCGTATAGGGACGCACATTTCGTGGTCACCACGCGTCCGTCAGCTGTGCCAGAAGGCTGGCTGACTTCGTCGCACTTCACCGAACTGTCAGTACGGCCCATGAGTGCCGCTGACACTGGGGTGTTCGTTGGCCGGTGGCATACCGCCGCCCGGCACAGTGCAGCGACCGACGCCGAGCGGTCACAGCTTCATGATCTCGAAGCAGCGCTCCAGGTGACGGTGCGTGCTCAGCGTGACCTGGCGCAGTTGTCCAGCACTCCCCTGATGTGTGCGTTGATCTGCGCGCTGCACCGGGACCGCCGCGGTCATCTGCCACACAGCCGCATGGAGTTGTATGAGGCAGCACTGTCGATGCTGCTCGTGCGCCGCGACCTTGAGCGCAGCATCGATGTCCCGGAAGGCATTCAGCTCACCGAACACCAGAGCGTCCAGCTACTGCAGCGTCTGGCCTACTGGCTCATTCGCAACCGCCAGACCGAGATGGAACGGGCCACCGCGATGGCCCTGGTCGACGACGCGCTGCCAGCCATGCAGGCCGTGGCCGAGCAGGGCACTGCCGACCAGGTCCTGACGCACCTGGTCGGCCGCAGCGGGCTTCTGCGCCAGCCCACCGCGGACACTATCGACTTCGTCCACCGCACTTTCCAGGACTACCTCGGGGCCAAAGCCGCCATCGAAGCCCATGACTTCCCCCTGCTGGTCAACAATGCACACGACGACCAGTGGGAGGACGTCGTACGCATGGCTGTCGCCCACGCCCGCCCAGCCGAGAGCGCTGATCTACTCCGCCGCCTCGTCGAACGCGGTGATGCCGAGGGCGAACACAGGGGCAGACTCCACCTCCTGGCGGCCGCCAGCCTGCAGTACGCCACCGAAATCGAGCCCGAGGTCCGCAGACTGGTCGAACAACGTGCGCGTGTCCTGATGCCTCCCCGCTCTTCTGAGGAAGCGGAGGAGCTTGCCGCGCTCGGGCCAGGCATCCTGGATCTGCTGCCCGGTCCCCAGGGCCTGAAGCAGGATGAAGTGAATGCGGTTTTCCGTACGTCTGCTGTTATCGGCGGCGACCAAGCATACGCCTTCCTTCAACACTTCACACAAACGTTATCTTCTCCCCCGGCAAACTACGAGCTAGTCGATGGCTGGGAGAAATTCGATGCAGACCAATACGCCCAGGACATCCTTTTCCGCTTCAAAGACCGCTTGCATCTGAGCGTACAGACCCAAGACCAGAGGAACGCCCTCCGCTTCCTCAAGCCTGTCACCAAAGTCGCCTTCAGGGGGGAATTCACTCAAGCCGAGATCACCGAGCACCTCTCTCTTGAGCACACCCAGAAAATCGAAATCTACTCGGGTCAGCTGCTCGAAGATTTGACATTCGTACGCGATTTCCCCGCCCTAAAGGAGCTCGCTCTCAGCAATTGCACACAACTCAGTCACCTCGAAGACCTTACAGGACTGCCACTACGCAACCTGAGGCTGATTCAACTCCCGGGCTCTTTCTCATTCAACGCACTGACCTCTCTTCCCCACCTCACCGAACTCGCTCTCTACACACGCCTGCCCTGGAATAGCCTGGGAGAGCTACCCGCACCAGCAGACCTGACATCACTACGCCTCGCCGAATGGATCGGCATACCCCTGACAGGCATATCCAAATGGACGCAACTGCAGGAGCTGGTGATCAACGCAGCACCTACACCAGCAGAATGGCGAGAAATTTCCGCCCTGCCCCACCTATCGACACTTACCCTCGGGAAATATGACCTCGCGCAGGCCACTCCCATACATGCCGTAACTTACCTGCACCTTGCCCCTGTCGGCTCAGACACCCAGTTGGACCTGGTGCCGGATATCTTTCCCAATGTGAAAGATATTTTCGTCAACTGTCGCGCGTCTCTGCCTGACATCACCGACATCACCCCCTTGAAAAGAATCAAAGAGCCGACAATCTCGTTGAGTTTCGCGAATTATGTCGTTGGCCGAGAAGAATTCAGTCCAGAAGCGGTCCATCTCTACCCACGACCCCGGGCAGAAATCACTTGA
- a CDS encoding AAA family ATPase: MDHAEVLLIGGRAGVGKTTVGWEVSVLLRAAEVPHAVIDGDFMGQVHPAPEGDPHRSEITETNLAAVWANFARRGYRRLIYTNTLSVLPEETGMFQRAMGTGVRIVRVLLTASDATARERLMRRELGSELEQELEGSARKARLLDQRVPAETMRVVTDGRAVLDIAGEVVAATGWSRRHSVTGP, translated from the coding sequence ATGGATCACGCGGAAGTGCTACTGATCGGCGGGCGGGCCGGAGTCGGCAAGACGACGGTGGGGTGGGAGGTTTCGGTGTTGCTGCGGGCTGCGGAGGTCCCTCACGCGGTCATCGATGGTGATTTCATGGGGCAGGTGCACCCGGCCCCGGAGGGAGATCCTCACCGCTCGGAGATCACCGAGACGAACCTCGCCGCTGTGTGGGCCAACTTCGCCCGGCGCGGCTACCGCCGACTGATCTATACGAACACCCTCAGCGTGCTGCCAGAGGAGACCGGCATGTTCCAGCGGGCCATGGGGACAGGTGTCCGGATTGTGCGAGTCCTTCTCACCGCCTCCGATGCCACCGCCCGCGAGCGGCTGATGCGCCGGGAGCTCGGCTCGGAACTGGAGCAAGAGCTGGAAGGCAGTGCCCGCAAGGCGCGGCTCCTGGACCAGCGCGTCCCCGCAGAGACTATGCGGGTGGTGACGGATGGTAGGGCTGTTCTGGACATCGCGGGTGAGGTCGTGGCTGCCACGGGCTGGTCCAGGCGGCACTCCGTGACCGGGCCGTAA
- a CDS encoding helicase associated domain-containing protein, producing MVWSHFDVAWEEGLAAARGWAAEAGHLLAPLDATRQGYRVGIWLKNARAAARKAAELEEWRAEGLLVESAAGALSAERREQLAEIDPS from the coding sequence ATGGTGTGGTCGCACTTCGATGTCGCGTGGGAGGAAGGGCTCGCGGCGGCGCGCGGGTGGGCGGCCGAGGCGGGCCACCTCTTGGCGCCGCTGGACGCCACGCGCCAGGGGTACCGCGTGGGGATCTGGCTGAAGAACGCGCGGGCCGCCGCCCGGAAGGCTGCCGAGCTCGAGGAGTGGCGTGCCGAGGGGCTGCTGGTGGAGTCGGCGGCCGGTGCCCTATCGGCCGAGCGGCGCGAGCAGCTGGCGGAGATCGACCCGTCGTGA
- a CDS encoding pentapeptide repeat-containing protein, which translates to MLSLWALLAQTDGLRGADRAKARMDAVKAALTVGAGTGGAAALLLTARRQWLNEREQIHREAVDASTEQDATERRITELYTAAAAQLGSESAPVRLAGIYALERLAQDHPDHRQTIVDVMCAYLRMPFNPAPPAEDEGRTGWKQEKVVRATVQKLLADHLRVDPKVSDSRSPGHSRITFWPDIQLNLSGATLIDVDFTYCRIQHADFRYTHFAGTTNFAHAEIVERGFFHGTTFEHAIFRGVWFGQFILFDATNFRGIADFEGATFAGYARWGRCSFAQPPSFREARALTTETEWTTNRQPFPSGWKERPLAEGEPLPEPERGRRTWSAHPLPENPRWALVVQDGTPDRTDADGAPA; encoded by the coding sequence ATGCTGTCGCTGTGGGCCCTGCTCGCCCAGACCGACGGGCTCCGTGGGGCGGACCGGGCGAAGGCCCGGATGGACGCGGTCAAGGCCGCCCTCACAGTGGGAGCCGGCACCGGAGGCGCAGCCGCCCTGCTGTTGACCGCACGGCGGCAGTGGCTGAACGAGCGGGAGCAGATCCATCGCGAGGCCGTCGACGCTTCCACCGAGCAGGACGCCACCGAGCGGCGAATCACTGAGCTGTACACCGCCGCAGCCGCACAGCTCGGCAGCGAGAGCGCCCCGGTACGCCTTGCTGGCATCTACGCCCTCGAACGCCTCGCCCAGGACCACCCCGATCACCGGCAGACCATTGTCGATGTCATGTGCGCCTACCTGCGCATGCCCTTCAACCCGGCGCCCCCGGCGGAGGACGAAGGCCGCACTGGCTGGAAGCAGGAGAAGGTCGTACGGGCCACGGTTCAGAAGCTGCTCGCCGACCACTTGCGTGTCGATCCCAAGGTCTCTGACTCGAGATCTCCCGGGCACTCACGGATCACTTTCTGGCCGGATATCCAGCTCAACCTGTCTGGGGCCACCCTCATCGACGTCGACTTCACGTATTGCCGCATCCAGCACGCCGACTTCCGGTACACCCACTTCGCCGGAACCACCAACTTTGCGCATGCCGAGATCGTGGAACGCGGCTTCTTCCATGGCACGACCTTCGAGCATGCGATCTTTCGTGGCGTGTGGTTCGGCCAGTTCATTCTGTTTGACGCTACAAACTTCCGTGGCATCGCCGACTTTGAGGGAGCCACCTTCGCCGGTTACGCCCGCTGGGGACGCTGCTCGTTCGCCCAGCCTCCGTCCTTCCGCGAAGCTCGAGCCCTGACCACGGAGACCGAGTGGACCACCAACCGCCAGCCCTTCCCCTCGGGATGGAAGGAACGTCCGCTGGCGGAAGGGGAACCACTCCCTGAACCGGAACGAGGGAGGCGAACTTGGTCTGCACATCCGCTGCCGGAGAACCCCAGATGGGCCCTCGTCGTACAGGACGGTACACCTGATCGAACTGACGCAGATGGGGCGCCGGCCTGA
- a CDS encoding SMC family ATPase codes for MRLHSLHLQAFGPFAGRHSIDFDALTTDGLFLLHGDTGAGKSTLFAAICFALYGYPPRERNARLRSDHAPTDLLTEVTLETTIAGKRLQIRRVPAQRKPHSRRPGEFVEHKPETDLRQWTEDGHGQGRWEGISSSHKEAGKEIESLLGLNRQQFCQVVLLPQNDFTKFLRADASERRILLGTLFGTRRFGRIEEFLAERKTATAKRRDEARADVMRLAERIQQAAGDELDPSTGAPRPDDPATLTDQAPLWAAALHQQAATLQQTAAAGTENARQLLADCRATEQQTRDLHRLQQAHHTAQQELAQLDEDTDHYTQLTDRRDRARTARQLQTVLDDAHTAAHDHSLAAAADTNARALLPAEHASQDGNSLAQTAQQVRGHIGAAQALLPDEAALQHHTDELAALSNERDELADTVAEAQDWLDGLPHLRETLAARLQAARTAQETSRELTVTLSTVNAQCEAAAHRDSLLTQVAAADEALTEATGILSQAAAAYIDLRRRRTDGIVAELAGRLKDGENCPVCGSATHPAPATPQPGQPTAADEQAAETAHAVAQQKEKEASQTLSHLKQEAAEARGQAGGDTPLTDLMARRTELENRLRQTLAEAADTGTAEEELTRLEQQQTDREHTRSTAQQRLGAIDATYDNLHTQRETLSQRLAAALDQHTTLADRITHLTQLAERIEAAAECTTTMTRTTEDLRNATARTEQAAQAAGFASPAEATNALLSDADLARISEEITRWHEQRLVLAARLDQPDLKNAAAQPPADLEHAVADLEKATTAHSSATAAETQATDRVAALATLGAQLDAFTANLKPLEAAYCTVDHLHGLISGASLSNRLRMQLESYVLAARLEDVVEAANTRLTRMSHHRFTLVHSDERAARGAKSGLGLKVLDTWSGHQRHTDTLSGGESFYVSLSLALGLADVVTAEAGGQALDTLFIDEGFGTLDDDTLHQVLDVLDSLRDHDRTVGVISHVAEMRRRITQRLHVRKSPVGSTLVHVTDAAE; via the coding sequence ATGCGCCTGCACTCCCTGCACCTGCAGGCCTTCGGCCCCTTCGCCGGCCGCCACAGCATCGACTTCGACGCCCTGACCACCGACGGCCTGTTCCTCCTGCACGGCGACACCGGAGCAGGCAAAAGCACCCTGTTCGCCGCCATCTGCTTCGCCCTCTACGGCTATCCACCCCGCGAGCGCAACGCACGGCTGCGCAGCGACCACGCACCCACCGACTTGCTCACCGAAGTAACCCTGGAAACAACCATCGCCGGCAAACGCCTGCAGATCCGCCGCGTGCCCGCGCAGCGAAAGCCCCACTCGCGCCGCCCGGGCGAGTTCGTGGAACACAAACCCGAAACCGACCTCAGGCAGTGGACCGAAGACGGGCACGGACAGGGCCGCTGGGAGGGCATCAGCAGTTCCCACAAAGAGGCCGGCAAAGAGATCGAATCCCTCCTCGGCCTCAACCGTCAGCAGTTCTGCCAGGTCGTCCTGCTCCCGCAGAACGACTTCACCAAATTCCTGCGGGCGGACGCCTCCGAACGCCGCATCCTGCTGGGCACCCTGTTCGGCACCCGCCGCTTCGGCCGCATCGAGGAGTTCCTGGCCGAACGCAAGACCGCGACCGCTAAACGCCGCGACGAGGCCCGCGCCGACGTCATGCGCCTGGCCGAACGCATCCAGCAGGCCGCCGGCGACGAACTCGACCCCTCCACCGGCGCGCCACGCCCCGATGACCCGGCCACCCTCACAGACCAGGCACCTTTGTGGGCCGCCGCCCTGCACCAGCAGGCCGCAACGCTTCAGCAGACAGCCGCCGCCGGCACCGAAAACGCCCGCCAACTGCTGGCCGACTGCCGCGCCACCGAGCAGCAAACCCGCGACCTGCACCGCCTCCAGCAGGCACACCACACCGCCCAGCAAGAACTGGCCCAGCTCGACGAAGACACCGACCACTACACACAGCTCACCGATCGCCGCGACCGCGCCCGTACGGCGAGGCAACTGCAGACCGTCCTCGACGACGCCCACACCGCCGCCCACGACCACAGCCTCGCCGCGGCCGCCGACACCAACGCCCGCGCCCTCCTACCAGCCGAACACGCCTCGCAGGACGGCAACAGTCTCGCCCAGACCGCGCAACAGGTACGCGGCCACATCGGTGCCGCACAGGCCCTGCTCCCGGATGAAGCTGCACTGCAGCACCACACCGACGAACTCGCAGCGCTCTCAAACGAACGCGACGAGCTGGCCGACACTGTCGCCGAAGCCCAGGACTGGCTGGACGGCCTGCCCCACCTGCGCGAGACACTGGCCGCACGGCTGCAAGCAGCCCGCACCGCCCAGGAAACCAGCCGGGAACTCACCGTCACCCTCAGCACGGTGAACGCCCAGTGCGAGGCCGCCGCCCACCGCGACAGCCTGCTCACGCAGGTTGCCGCCGCCGACGAAGCCCTGACCGAGGCCACCGGCATCCTCAGCCAGGCCGCTGCGGCCTACATCGACCTCCGCCGACGTCGCACCGACGGCATCGTCGCCGAACTCGCCGGCCGCCTCAAAGACGGCGAAAACTGCCCCGTCTGCGGCTCCGCCACCCACCCGGCACCCGCCACTCCCCAGCCGGGCCAGCCCACAGCCGCCGACGAACAGGCCGCCGAAACCGCCCACGCCGTCGCGCAACAGAAAGAGAAAGAAGCCAGCCAGACGCTGAGCCACCTCAAGCAGGAGGCTGCTGAAGCACGCGGCCAGGCCGGTGGCGACACCCCTCTTACCGACCTCATGGCTCGACGCACCGAGCTGGAAAACCGCCTCCGCCAGACCTTGGCCGAAGCCGCGGATACAGGCACAGCCGAAGAAGAACTCACCCGTCTGGAACAGCAGCAGACCGACCGCGAACACACCCGCAGCACCGCACAGCAGCGCCTGGGCGCCATCGACGCCACCTACGACAACCTGCACACCCAGCGCGAAACCCTCAGCCAGCGCCTGGCCGCCGCCTTGGACCAGCACACCACGCTCGCCGACCGCATCACCCACCTCACCCAGCTCGCGGAGCGGATCGAGGCCGCAGCCGAGTGCACCACCACCATGACCCGCACCACAGAGGACCTGCGCAACGCCACGGCACGCACCGAGCAGGCAGCCCAGGCCGCCGGATTCGCCTCACCGGCCGAGGCCACCAACGCCCTGCTGTCTGACGCCGACCTCGCCCGGATCAGCGAAGAAATCACCCGCTGGCACGAACAGCGACTCGTCCTGGCCGCCCGTCTCGACCAACCCGACCTCAAGAACGCCGCTGCCCAGCCTCCCGCAGACCTGGAGCATGCTGTGGCGGACCTGGAGAAAGCCACCACCGCCCACTCCAGCGCCACGGCTGCCGAAACCCAAGCCACCGACCGCGTCGCCGCCCTCGCCACTCTCGGCGCCCAGCTCGATGCCTTCACAGCGAACCTCAAGCCCCTGGAGGCCGCCTACTGCACCGTCGACCACCTCCACGGCCTGATCAGCGGCGCCTCGCTCAGCAACCGGCTCCGCATGCAACTGGAGTCCTACGTCCTGGCCGCCCGCCTCGAGGACGTTGTTGAGGCAGCCAACACTCGCCTGACCCGCATGTCGCACCACCGGTTCACCCTCGTCCACTCCGACGAACGGGCCGCCCGCGGTGCCAAATCCGGCCTGGGCCTCAAGGTCCTGGATACCTGGAGCGGACACCAGCGCCACACCGACACCCTCTCCGGCGGAGAATCCTTCTACGTGTCCCTGTCCCTTGCCCTGGGCCTCGCGGACGTCGTCACTGCCGAAGCCGGCGGGCAAGCACTCGACACACTCTTCATCGACGAAGGCTTCGGCACCCTCGACGACGACACCCTCCACCAGGTCCTCGACGTCCTCGACTCCCTGCGCGACCACGACCGCACTGTGGGCGTCATCAGCCACGTCGCCGAGATGCGCCGCCGCATCACCCAGCGCCTCCACGTCCGTAAAAGCCCCGTCGGCTCCACCCTCGTCCACGTGACCGATGCAGCCGAATGA
- a CDS encoding exonuclease SbcCD subunit D, with the protein MRFLHTSDWHLGRRFHGEDLIARQRNVLTHICATARTEQVDAVLIAGDIYDRAIPSLDAARLFNWALHELADLGIPTIMISGNHDSAHRLGIGSGLYAKAGVHLRTDPAGAPRPVLLSDTHGPVAVYGVPYLHPTLVSEQMHVETASHQAVLTAALDGIRADLATRPKGTRAVVLAHAFITGADRSDSERDISVGGVAHAGATVFDGIHYTALGHLHRPQAVNDRIHYSGSPLAYSFSEAGHTKSLALVDLDADGTPTVTHQAVPADLHLPLARLTGHLEDLLSNPAHTPLTEAWLHVTLTDPARPYEAMSRLRQRFAHTLDLKHEPAAIPAQATDTPTYRDRVRGRGDLEITHDFITAVRGSAPTDDEQTLLQEAVDRMHLDAQQKETI; encoded by the coding sequence ATGAGGTTCCTGCACACCTCGGACTGGCATCTGGGCCGCCGGTTCCACGGGGAAGACCTGATCGCCCGTCAGCGCAATGTCCTGACCCATATCTGCGCCACCGCCCGCACCGAACAGGTCGACGCTGTGTTGATCGCGGGCGACATCTACGACCGTGCCATCCCGAGCCTGGACGCGGCGCGCCTGTTCAACTGGGCCCTGCACGAACTCGCCGACCTCGGCATCCCCACGATCATGATCAGCGGAAACCACGACTCCGCCCACCGCCTCGGTATCGGCTCCGGCCTGTACGCCAAAGCCGGCGTGCATCTGCGCACCGACCCCGCCGGCGCCCCACGGCCCGTCCTGCTGTCCGACACCCACGGCCCCGTCGCCGTCTACGGTGTGCCGTACCTGCACCCGACCCTGGTCAGCGAGCAGATGCACGTGGAGACCGCATCCCACCAGGCCGTTCTCACCGCGGCCCTGGACGGCATCCGCGCCGACCTCGCCACGCGCCCCAAGGGCACCCGCGCCGTCGTCCTGGCCCACGCGTTCATCACCGGCGCGGACAGAAGCGACAGCGAACGCGACATCAGCGTCGGCGGCGTCGCCCACGCCGGCGCCACCGTGTTCGACGGCATCCACTACACCGCGCTCGGCCACCTCCACCGCCCCCAGGCCGTCAACGACCGCATCCACTACAGCGGATCCCCGCTGGCCTACTCCTTCTCCGAAGCCGGCCACACCAAATCCCTGGCCCTGGTCGACCTGGACGCCGACGGCACGCCCACCGTCACCCACCAGGCCGTCCCCGCCGACCTGCACCTCCCCCTGGCCCGGCTCACCGGCCATCTGGAAGATCTGCTGTCCAACCCCGCCCACACCCCGCTGACCGAAGCCTGGCTGCACGTCACCCTTACCGACCCCGCCCGGCCGTACGAGGCGATGAGCCGCCTGCGCCAGCGTTTTGCCCACACCCTCGATTTGAAGCACGAACCCGCCGCCATCCCCGCCCAGGCGACCGACACCCCCACCTACCGGGACCGGGTGCGCGGCCGTGGCGACCTCGAGATCACCCACGACTTCATCACCGCCGTCCGCGGCAGCGCGCCCACCGACGACGAGCAGACCCTGTTGCAGGAGGCCGTCGACCGCATGCACCTGGACGCCCAGCAGAAGGAAACCATCTGA
- a CDS encoding phosphotransferase family protein, protein MPEERLPGGFVNETVLLDGTVRRRPTARSPYLRELLHLFQKHHWPGAPRHLGSDEQGRDVLQYVPGHVPWAGGDPAVHEERSLRELCVLVRQAHDLTQGHPLAEGGEVVCHNDLSPRNTVYRREGARLHPIALIDWDLAGPGLRIHDVAHLCWQFLGLGPGTDAAWAAERLRLVADAYGLPDADRARLVPAIIWWQERTRSGIEAGARDGDPALRELARAGVPARIRAAREWVTAQRQTLEAPPANFPPRLDET, encoded by the coding sequence ATGCCCGAGGAACGCCTCCCCGGCGGCTTCGTCAACGAGACCGTTCTGCTTGACGGAACCGTCCGACGCCGTCCCACCGCCCGCTCGCCCTACCTGCGTGAGCTCCTGCACCTCTTCCAGAAGCACCACTGGCCGGGCGCTCCCCGCCACCTGGGAAGCGACGAGCAGGGGCGCGACGTCTTGCAGTACGTGCCTGGTCACGTCCCCTGGGCGGGCGGCGACCCGGCCGTCCACGAAGAGCGCAGCCTCCGCGAACTGTGTGTTCTGGTGCGCCAGGCCCACGACCTCACCCAGGGACACCCCCTGGCCGAAGGCGGCGAAGTGGTGTGCCACAACGACCTGTCCCCCCGCAATACCGTGTACCGCCGAGAAGGCGCGAGGCTGCACCCGATCGCCCTCATCGACTGGGACCTGGCGGGCCCCGGACTACGTATCCACGACGTGGCCCACCTGTGCTGGCAGTTCCTTGGCCTCGGCCCAGGAACTGATGCCGCCTGGGCCGCCGAACGCCTGCGCCTGGTGGCCGACGCCTACGGACTCCCCGATGCCGACCGCGCCCGCCTGGTCCCCGCGATCATCTGGTGGCAGGAACGCACACGCAGCGGCATCGAAGCAGGGGCGCGTGACGGAGACCCGGCCCTGAGGGAGCTGGCGCGCGCGGGCGTGCCGGCTCGTATCCGCGCGGCCCGTGAGTGGGTGACAGCGCAACGCCAGACTCTGGAAGCCCCACCAGCCAATTTCCCTCCAAGGCTTGACGAGACATAG